Proteins from a genomic interval of Polaribacter sp. Q13:
- a CDS encoding T9SS type A sorting domain-containing protein has protein sequence MKKNYFKILLMFVVLFTSIKITAQQGPTLYQFTADAQSWVKGYGPGIVGWDNGTSTPASDGALTLDRTEAGVTNNNANIRRGQGGDDTFIVLDADVYNYIKVRVFNQTEAINIQVQGESRAAGTTDTPAKFDAQNNNGVLIAKEAGGFQTAYLDISALTGEITTLDLLFRAGSALTDPTGAKLYIDEIEFLTDVPVSTYSEFIKNPSFDDAVGGYTFKGNTGQLGRELSYDYAKDGDRSFKSTFAKNQDAQFWYFNNFSQPYAAGVITDGKQAKVKMWVRSTRTTPISISVRLKTTNAAGGNSQLSGGGWPTASASTSGTADTWEELTFTIPLPQDHTDPASEIRNIEMWLGYINNEENVALNGVAGDVVYFDQMTAVIEDAATAGVSSQQLENVNMYPNPVENKLFINSKETLNKVEIFNLLGKKVLSTTNTKSIDVSSLSKSVYLVKISSDKGISTKKLVKN, from the coding sequence ATGAAAAAAAATTACTTTAAAATTTTATTGATGTTTGTTGTGCTTTTTACATCAATCAAAATAACTGCACAGCAAGGACCTACACTTTACCAATTTACAGCCGATGCTCAATCTTGGGTTAAAGGTTATGGTCCAGGAATCGTAGGTTGGGATAATGGTACCTCTACACCTGCTTCTGACGGAGCATTAACTCTAGACAGAACAGAAGCTGGTGTAACGAATAACAATGCTAATATTAGAAGAGGACAAGGTGGAGATGATACTTTTATTGTTTTAGATGCAGATGTTTACAACTACATTAAAGTAAGGGTATTTAACCAAACAGAGGCGATAAATATTCAAGTTCAAGGTGAGTCTAGAGCTGCAGGAACTACAGATACTCCTGCTAAATTTGATGCTCAAAATAATAATGGTGTCTTAATAGCAAAAGAAGCGGGTGGTTTTCAAACAGCTTACTTAGATATATCTGCACTAACAGGTGAAATTACCACGTTAGATTTATTATTTAGAGCTGGTAGTGCTTTAACAGATCCAACAGGAGCTAAATTATATATTGATGAAATCGAGTTTTTAACTGATGTACCTGTATCTACCTATTCAGAATTTATTAAAAACCCTAGTTTCGATGATGCTGTAGGTGGTTATACCTTTAAAGGTAATACAGGTCAATTAGGTAGAGAATTATCATATGATTACGCAAAAGATGGAGATAGAAGTTTTAAAAGTACTTTTGCTAAAAATCAAGATGCTCAATTTTGGTATTTTAATAATTTTTCTCAGCCTTATGCTGCAGGCGTTATAACCGATGGAAAACAAGCCAAAGTAAAAATGTGGGTAAGATCTACTAGAACAACACCTATAAGTATTTCAGTAAGATTAAAAACTACCAATGCTGCTGGAGGAAATTCTCAGTTATCTGGTGGTGGTTGGCCAACTGCATCTGCAAGTACTAGTGGAACAGCAGATACTTGGGAAGAATTAACTTTTACAATTCCTCTTCCTCAAGACCATACAGATCCAGCTTCAGAAATACGTAATATAGAAATGTGGCTAGGTTATATAAATAACGAAGAAAATGTAGCTTTAAACGGTGTAGCTGGAGACGTTGTTTACTTTGACCAAATGACTGCTGTTATAGAAGATGCTGCAACAGCAGGTGTGAGTTCTCAACAATTAGAAAATGTAAACATGTATCCAAACCCTGTAGAAAATAAATTATTTATTAATTCTAAAGAAACGCTTAATAAAGTTGAAATATTTAACTTATTAGGTAAAAAAGTACTTTCTACAACAAATACAAAATCTATTGATGTTTCTTCTTTAAGCAAGTCTGTTTATTTAGTTAAAATATCTTCAGACAAAGGAATTTCTACAAAGAAATTAGTTAAAAACTAA